In one window of Haemorhous mexicanus isolate bHaeMex1 chromosome 31, bHaeMex1.pri, whole genome shotgun sequence DNA:
- the LOC132340275 gene encoding LOW QUALITY PROTEIN: cilia- and flagella-associated protein 45-like (The sequence of the model RefSeq protein was modified relative to this genomic sequence to represent the inferred CDS: inserted 4 bases in 3 codons; deleted 1 base in 1 codon), with protein sequence MAAVTAGTGSRSLRARGSSRRSLLARRLQLSPPGFQSVRPDVSPXGSPDPDTPQDVQLLPLTPSPSVTSGRAPNTXDIAELLPGSLGVRGAPGWGKGSGPSKFSFQQVTGSSDTVVISEDVPKHPRELLSFKPKLKTIQVITKDLIRELIIPQEKPQSCLIIEEKEYERIKESAQALTEVERWNRLKTLRARQDAAFEALKKAQIEEQRKAELEDKRDLWRDVEEELQQEEQKLLQRATRMRLEQEEDVRELNALFLNAKCNMIRDKQVLEKQMIQKELMEEEKRLDKMMEVEREKGMKAQEELERQRKQELMRAQQAIVKQMEQNAEERALRAEELYQEGQRQLERLELMKREDQKAWEQKEERLKQIHADIKHFNVESQRLKDQQREQERLEDERVLEQQRQKAECEVALEAERQQLHLEKEKELARLRATQEWAQTWLAEQDALRAKRNQEVTNWEWQWQCKQELEKVQKKAELEQQLKQDWLEEVAQKEQYLAMQVQQDRQEFQRVLRAHQEQPEWEKLEQEQRELRQRAHAEDLRRQIQELQQXRQRERAAVIEEVRWRQQEVRQRSQHLAQFRQQKVQEFRATGIPDKYFAQVERRARSQASRAPS encoded by the exons ATGGCAGCCGTGACTGCCGGCACAGGATCTCGGTCCCTCCGTGCCCGGGGCTCCTCCCGGAGGTCCCTCCTCGCCCGCCGTCTCCAGCTTTCACCGCCGGGATTTCAATCCGTCCGTCCCGATGTCTCCCC AGGCTCCCCAGACCCCGACACCCCGCAAGATGTCCAGCTCCTCCCGctgacccccagcccctctgtcaCCTCCGGACGTGCCCCCAACA CCGACATCGCAGAGCTCCTGCCGGGATCTCTCGGTGTCCGGGGAGCACCAGGTTGG GGGAAGGGTTCGGGTCcctcaaaattttcttttcagcaggTCACGGGCTCCAGCGACACTGTCGTGATCTCTGAGGATGTGCCAAAACATCCTCGAGAGCTGCTCTCCTTCAAGCCCAAGCTCAAGACCATCCAAGTGATCACCAAGGACCTGATCCGGGAGCTCAT catTCCCCAGGAGAAGCCCCAATCATGTCTCATCATTGAGGAAAAGGAATATGAGAGGATCAAGGAATCAGCTCAAGCCCTGACTGAGGTGGAGCGTTGGAATAGGCTGAAGACTCTGAGAGCCAGACAGGATGCTGCTTTT GAAGCCCTGAAAAAGGCCCAGATCGaggagcagagaaaagcagagctggaggacaAGAGGGACCTTTGGAGAGAcgtggaggaggagctgcagcaggaggagcagaagctgctgcagcgGGCGACGAGGATGCGtttggagcaggaggaagacGTGCGGGAACTGAACGCG CTGTTCCTCAATGCCAAGTGCAACATGATCCGAGACAAGCAAGTCCTGGAGAAGCAAATGATCCAAAAGGAActgatggaggaggagaagcgCTTGGACAAGATGATGGAAGTGGAGCGGGAGAAGGGCATGAaggcccaggaggagctggagcgccagaggaagcaggagctgaTGAG AGCCCAGCAGGCCATTGTGAAACAGATGGAGCAGAATGCAGAGGAGCGGGCGCTGAGGGCTGAGGAGCTGTACCAGGAGggccagaggcagctggagcGACTGGAGTTGATGAAGAGGGAGGATCAgaag GCCTGGGAGCAGAAAGAGGAGCGACTAAAGCAAATCCATGCTGATATTAAACATTTCAACGTGGAGAGCCAGAGGCTGAAGGATCAACAGCgagagcaggagaggctggaggacGAGCGGGTGTTGGAGCAGCAGCGGCAGAAGGCT GAGTGCGAGGTTGCCTTGGAGGCGGAGCGGCAACAACTgcacctggagaaggagaaggagctggcCCGGCTCAGGGCCACACAGGAGTGGGCCCAGAcctggctggcagagcag GATGCTCTGAGGGCCAAGAGGAACCAAGAGGTCACAAACTGGGAATGGCAGTGGCAGTGTA agcaggagctggagaaggtgcAGAAGAAGGccgagctggagcagcagctgaagcaggactggctggaggaggtggcCCAGAAGGAGCAGTACCTGGCCATGCAGGTGCAGCAAGACCGCCAGGAATTCCAGAGGGTGCTCAG ggcccatcaggagcagccagagtgggagaagctggagcaggagcagagggagctccGGCAGCGCGCCCATGCCGAAGATCTCCGGCGGCagatccaggagctgcagc cacggCAGAGGGAGCGGGCGGCCGTCATTGAGGAGGTCCGGTGGCGGCAGCAGGAGGTCCGGCAGCGCAGCCAGCACCTCGCCCAGTTCAGACAGCAGAAGGTGCAGGAGTTCAG AGCCACCGGAATTCCTGACAAATATTTTGCCCAGGTGGAGCGCAGGGCCCGGAGCCaagccagcagagccccctcctag